Below is a window of Elusimicrobiales bacterium DNA.
ACTCGCCAATTATGGTAGAATAAAGCAGCGCGGCGGGCGCTGCGGATACGCGGCGTCCGCGCTGATTTTTTGCTTTCGCCGAGGGAGAACTGAAAATGTCCACCGTTTTCGCCGGAACAAAGCCATCCGAGTTTGCGCTTTCGCCGCGCCGGGCCGGATTTTACGACATTTCCGACGCGATAATGAAATCCTCCTACCGGCTGCCGCCGGGCGACCTGGAATTTTACGAATCCGTGGATGTGGCCTACCGCGCAATATGCGCCATTCTCTACAACTATGTCCCGCTATCGGGGCATCCGGGCGGCAGCATCTCATCCGGCAGAATCGCGCAAACGCTTGTGTTTGACGGCATGGACTACGATTTTTCCGACCCGGACCGCCCCGACGCCGACCTTATTTCCTACGCCGCCGGACACAAGGCGCTGGGGCTTTACGCGCTGTGGGCGCTGCGCAACGAGCTGGCCCGCATAGGCGACAAAACGCTTCTGCCCGCTGAAAAACATCAGCTCCGGCTTGAGGATTTGATTGGTTTCCGCCGCAATCCCGCGGCGGGGACGCCGCTTTTCAAACAGTTCAATTCCAAGCCGCTGGACGGGCATCCCACCCCGGTTACGCCATTCATAAAGCTGGCGACCGGGGCGAGCGGGGTGGGCGTCGGCTCGTCGCTGGGGCTGGCACTGGGCGCGGCGGACATATACCGCGCGGCGGCGCCGCGCGTGCACATCATAGAAGGCGAGGGCGGCATGACCGCGGGCCGCGCGCACGAGGCCTTCGCCTGCGCCGCCACGACACAGCTTAAAAACGCGGTGCTGCATGTGGACTGGAATCAGGCCTCCATAGATTCCGAGCAGGTCTGCCCCGAAAACGGCAGGCCCGGCGATTACGTGCAGTGGACCCCCGCAGAGCTGCTCTACACCCACGACTGGAACGTTGTTTCCGTCCCCAATGGCCACGATTTCTTTCAGATACAGGCGGCGCAGCGGCTGGCCGCAGGGATGGACAACAGCCAGCCCACCGCCATAGTCTACCGCACCGTCAAAGGCTGGCGCTACGGCATACAGGGCCGAGCGGCGCACGGCGCGGGACACAAGTTCGCCTCGGACGGGTTTTACGCCGCGCTGGACGAGTTCCAGAAGTATTACAAGACGGAACTGCCCCGCTTCTGCGGCGAGCCGTCGCCCGAGGGTCTGGAAAAATGCTTCTGGAACACGTTGTCGGCCATACGCAAAACTCTGGAATCAAGGACGGATTTGTGCCGGCTGGCGGCGCAGAAATTGCAGCAGTCCCGACGGCGGCTGGACGCCGCCGCGCGCAGGCCGCGCGCGGACGCGCCGGACCTGTCCAAGCTCTACGGCGGGAAACTCACGCCGGAAACAAGGCCCGCTTCGCTAAAACTGGAGCCGGGCAAGCCGTATACCCTGCGCGCCGAGCTTGCCGCATGCCTGGGCTTTATAAACCGGGAGACGGGCGGCGCGCTGCTGGCCGCCTCGGCGGACCTGGCAGGCTCCACCAGCATAAGCGACGCGGTGAAGGATTTCCCGGCGGGGTTTTTCAACTGCGTCTCCAACAGGGACTCGCGGCTGGTTCCCGTGGGCGGCATTTGCGAGGACGCCATGGGCGCAGTGATGGGCGGCGTCTCCAGCTACGGGCGGCATATCGGAATCTCGTCCTCCTATGCGGCGTTCATCGCCGCGCTGGAGCATGTGCCGGCCCGGCTGCACGCAATAGCCCAGCAGGCGGAAAATTCGCGCGGCCTGCCGCGCAAAACCTTCATAATGGTAAACGCCCATTCCGGCGCAAAAACAGGCGAGGACGGCCCCACCCATGCCGACCCGCAGGCGCTTCAGCTTTTGCAGGAAAATTTCCCCAAAGGCGCGCTGATAACCCTCACCCCGTGGGAGCAGGGCGAAATCTGGCCGCTGCTGGCGCATTCGCTGCTGCTGAGGCCGGCGGTAATCGCCCCCTTTGTCACCCGGCCCGCCGAAATAATGCCGGACCGCGCCGCGCTGGGCATGCCGCCGGCGCAGGCTTCGGTCAAGGGAATATACGCGCTGCACAAGGCCGAAAAAGCGGAAGGGACCGTAGTTCTTCAGGGCAGCGGCGTAACGCTGGCTTTCGTAAGCAAGGTGCTGCCGGAAATAAAAAAGCGCGGCTACGCGCTGAATGTGTTCTATGTTTCCAGCGCGGAACTTTTTGACCTGCTGCCGGAGGCGGAAAAAGAGCTGCTCTATCCCGCGGAACTGGCCGGGCAGGCCATGGGCATAACCGATTTCACGCTGCCGACGATGTACCCCTGGATACGCTCGCGCGAAGGGCTGCGGCACACGCTGCATCCGTTCGCCAAAGGGCATTATCTGGGCAGCGGCCAGGCGGAAAAAGTGCTTGAGGAAGGCGGGCTGGACGCGGCGGGGCAGCTGGCGGAAGTGCAGTCGTATGTGGAAACCCGGCGCGGCAAAACCGGCTGCTGGTGCTGAATTTGTTTATATCCTTAAGGAGGCTAAGACATGGGCGCAGCTCTTAAAGCCAGAAGAATACCGGCGGTGCCGGAAAGACCGTATCTGACGGGCAGGACATATATATTCAGGCTGGAAAAAGGGGACGATTTGCTGGCATCGCTTCAGGATTTCTGCCACGACAACCAGATTAAATGCGGCATTATCTCCGGCTTCGGCGCGGTTGACTGCGCCACTTTCAGCTATTACGACCAGAAAAAGCGCAGGTACAACAAGTTCACGCTCAATCAGGAGATGGAAATCCTCAACCTCACCGGCAATATCAGCCTCATGGAGGAAAAGCCGATGGTGCACGCGCATATCGCGCTCGCCGACGGCGACGGCAAGGCCTGCGGCGGACACCTGATGGCGGGGACCCGCGTTTTCGCCTGCGAGGTTTTCGTGCAGGAGCTTGTCGGCTCCCCCAAGATGAGGAAGGCAGACAAGGACACCGGCCTGCCCATCTGGACAAACGTAAGGGAATAGCTTGAACGGCTTCCGTTCCGGGTTTGCGGTGATAGCCGGCGCGCCAAACGCCGGCAAATCCACCCTTCTTAACAGGCTGGCGGGCGGGGACTTGTCCATTATCTCGCCCAAGCCGCAGACCACGCGCGAAAATATCGCCGCCGTCAGGAACGGGAAGAATTACCAGCTTGTGCTGGTTGACACGCCCGGCTTCCTGCGCCCCGCCTACAAATTGCAGGACACCATGCTCCACGGCATAAAGCGCGCGCTGCGCGAAGACGCCGACATCGTGTGTTTTATGGCGGAGCCGCGCCCCCCCGGCCCCAAGGAAAAGGAGCTGGCCGCGCTGGTAAAGACTCTGGCCGTGCCGGTGTTTCTGGCGGTGAACAAGACCGACACGGTTTCCCCCGCCCAGGCGAAAACCGCCGCCGCCGAATACGAAAAGCTGCTTTCCCCCGCTGCAACCCATCTTATTTCCGCCCGGCGCGGCGATGGCGTGTCCGCCCTGGAGGCTGCGCTGGCCGCCGCGCTGCCCGAAGGCGAGCCGTATTTCCCGCCGGGGCAGTGGACCGACCGCTGGGAGCGTTTCTTCGCCGCCGAATTCGCGCGCGAGCAGATTTTCAGGCTCTACGGCGAGGAAATCCCCTACGCCTGCGCCGCCGTTACGGAAAGTTTCGCGGAAAACGCCAAGCCGCCCGACGTGGCGCGCATAGCCGTCTATGTTGAGAAGGAATCGCAGAAACCGATAATAATAGGCAAAGGCGGCGCGATGATAAAGCGGCTGCGCGAGGGCGCGCAGAAGCGGCTGGAAAACTTTCTGGGCCGGCCCGTGCGCGTTGAAATCACCGTCAAGGTCGCCAAAAACTGGCGCGCAGACCCTGTAAAAATAAAACAATTCTACGGCGAGCGATAAATTTTTCCGCAACCCTTTCTGTCTGATTCGCGTAATCCTTGGTGAGCGATGAATAAAATTACAGCATTCTTTATTATTTACGCTGCCGCAGGCCCGGTTTTTGCGCAGACCGCGCCGGAGATTCCGGTCTCCTCCGCGCCGGTTTTAAGCTGGAACGAGGCGGTGGAGCTTTTCCGCGCCAACAGCCATCAGCTTAAATCCTCTTACTCCGATGTCGTTTCCGCGCTGGCCGCCTATAACGGCAGCTACAGCGCATTTCTGCCGAACCTGTCCGCCTCCGGCGGCTACAACCGATACAACAGCACGGTGTCCAGCCTGTTAAACGCATACAATAGCTTTGACTATCAACTGACCGCCGCCGTCCCGCTTTTTGCCGGCGGCAGCAACGTGGCCGGAATGCGCAAGGCCAGGGCGCAGTTCGGGCAGGCCCAGGCCAGAAACCGGCAGGCGCAGGCAGACGCATTCCGCGAGCTTGGCAGCGCATACGCCCAGCTTCTCTACGCGCAAAACGGCATAGAGCTGGCCGACGAAATCATCGCCCGGCGCGAGGAAAATCTGAAGCTTATCCGGCTGCGCTACGCCGCCGGGCGGGAGAGCAGCGTCTCCGTGCTGGAGTCGGAGGCTTTGCTGAGCGGCCTGCGCTGGGAGCGCGAAAGCGCGGTTTACCAATGGCGGCTGGCCCAGCGCGCGCTAAACGCCGCGACGGGGCGGCGGCTCTCCGAAGAAGTCCGCGCGGGCGCGCTGCCGGATATTCCCGCGCCGCCCGAAAATATCGACGGACTTGCGGCGGAACTGGACAGCCATCCCGCGCTTGAATCGCAATCCCGCGCGGTCAAGGCGCTTGAGGAAAATCTGGTCCAGGCAAAAAGCTCGCTGTACCCGTCGGGAAATCTGAGCGGCTCCTTCGCCCGTTCGGACACGATATTTCCGCCGCTGGACAACACCTGGTCCCTGGGAATCAATTTCAACTGGGACATTTATTCCGGCGGAAAAACGCGAGAGGGCATGCGCTCCGCGCAGGCGCAGATCGACGGCGCAAAAGAGTCCTATCTCAAGCTCAAGGACGATGTGTTTGTGGCGGTTGAAAACGCCTGGTTCAACTGGCGGGAGAGCTTGGCCCATATCGCCGCGCTGGACGATAATTTCAAGGCCGTGCGGGCGCGGCTGTGGCTGCTGCGCAAGCAGTACGCCGCGGGAACCGCCTCGTTTTTCGAGTTGCGCGACGCGGAGGAACGGCTAACCTCCGCGCAGAAACAGCAGTTGGCCGCCGCGCGGGATTTATTTATAGCCTACGCCGGATTTGAGAAAGCGATGGGGAGGCCGCAATGAAAGGAAACGTTTTCAGAATGAAGCGCGCGTGGTTTGCGCTGACTGCGCTTTTTATTCTCGCCTGCTGGGGAGGCGCGCGCCTGCTTAAAGCCAGAAACGAACTTGCTAAAATCCGGTCGCTGCTGCCGGTTGCCGTCCTGAAAGGCGATTTCACGATGAAGGTGCAGGCCACCGGCGCGGTTGACCCGGAAAACCGGGTGCCGCTGGCTCCGTCGGTAGGCGGGCGGCTGGAGGAGATTTTTGTAAAGGAGGGCGACCCCGTAAAAAAAGGCCAGCTTATCGCCAAAATCAGCTCAAGCGAGCGGGTCGCGCTTCTGGACAGCGTCGCGCTGGACAGTTCCAAGTCCGAGGAAATGGCCATAGTCCGCGATGCCTACACGTTGATGCCGCTGGTCTCTCCCATAGACGGCGAAATCATAAAGCGCGCGGCGGAGCCGGGCCAGACGGTCAGCCCCGGAAAGGAAATAGTGGTCATCTCCGACAGGCTTATTATCAAAACCGCCGTGGACGAGACCGATATAGGCGGCGTCCGCGAAGGCCAGAAGGCGGAATTTTATCTTGACGCTTTTCAAAAACAAAGGCATGAGGGCGCCGTGGTGGCCGTCTCGCGCGATTCAACCAAAAAGGAAGGCGTCAACGTCTACGAAGTGAAGGTGCTGCCTTCCAAACCCATCGCCGCGCTGCGCTCCGGCATGACGGCGGATGTTTATATCCTGACCGGCGTCAAAAAAAACACGCTTTATCTGCCCAAAAGGGCGATAGTTTACAAGGACGGCGAGAGTTTCGTAACCGTAAAAGCGCCGGACGGAAAAAAATCAAAAGAGCAAAAAGTGCAGACCGGCAAGGCCAACGAAAAAAGCATAGAAATACTTTCAGGGATTTCCGCCGGCGAGACCGTGCTTTATTCCTCTGACACCATAAAGCCCGAATCCATGGCGATAGATTTCAACTGATGAGCCTGATAGCGCTGCAAAACATCTCGAAAACCTATGCCTCCGGGGCGTCCCGCGTGCAGGCGGTAAAAAACGTCTCGCTGAATATCGAGGCGGGCGAATTCGTTGCCATAGTAGGCTCTTCCGGCTCGGGCAAGTCGACTTTGCTGCACATAATGGGGTTTTTCGACCGCGCGGACGGCGGGGAATACTTTTTCTCCGGACATCCGACGGCGAAATTCGGGGAATCCCAATTGGCGGCGGTGCGCAACAGGATGATAGGCTTTGTGTTTCAGTCTTTTCATCTTCTGAGCAGAACGACGGCCAGCGACAACGTGTCGCTGCCCATGGTTTACGGCGGGGAGGGAAGCCGCGCAGAAAAAGCCGCGCGCTGCCTTGATTTGGTGGGGCTTTCCGACCGCGCAAAACACAAGCCCAACGAGCTTTCCGGCGGGCAGTGCCAGCGGGTTGCCATAGCGCGCGCGCTGGTTAACGACCCGCTGATTATTCTTGCCGACGAGCCGACCGGGAATTTGGACTCCCTTTCCCGCGCGGGCGTGATGGATTTATTCAGGGAACTAAACGGCAAGGGGCTTACCATAGTGATAGTAACCCACGACAGCGAAGTGGCCGCGCAGACAAACCGCGTCATACACATGAAAGACGGCGAAATAATTTCCGACGAAACCCGCGTACAGGCCAACGCCGCCGCGGTAAAGACGAAGCTGCCACAAGCGCGATTCGGGTTCAGCCTTGCGGAACTGGGCGAGCAGCTTGCCGTGGCCTTCAAATCCATCTGGCGGCACAAGATGAGAAGCGCGCTGACGGTCATGGGCATGCTTATCGGCGTGGGCGCGATAATCGCGCTTATGGCAATAAGCGAAGGGTTTGTAAAAGACATCATCTCCGGCGCGGACAAGGACGAGGCGTCCAGCCTGTGGGTGTATGTCCCCTGGCGGCAGGCCGCGCGGGCGCAGCTTACGGTTGACGACGCCGCGCTGATACGCGACAGTTGCCCCGCCGTAGACAAAGTAACGCCGGGCATTAGCGGCTCGGAAATCATCTCTTACGAAAACAAAAAAATCACCGCCCGGATAGACACGGACGACGGCGGCATGGCGGCCAGGACCAGAAACAACATTTACTCCGGCAGAAAAGTAACGGGACGGGTCATCTCGCCCGAAGACAACGGCAGCCGGGCGCGGGTCGCGCTGCTTAACGAGACCGCCGCAAAAAAACTGTTTGAAAAAGGCAATGCCGCAGGCGGCGAAATAAGAATCAAAGGCGTAACATTCGCCGTCATAGGCGTTATGGAGGACCGCAAGAGCGCGCAGATATTCGGGCAGGGCAATGCGGGCGTCACAATACCCGTTTCCACCGCCATGAAAAGGCTTTTCGGACGCGATAGCATCAATTATATCGAAGCGCGGGCCGCCAGCCCCGAAACCGCGCAGGAAGCCCGGCGGCAGATAATAACCGCGCTGCGCAAAGCGCACGGCTGGCGCGAGGGCCAGGACGAGAATTACGAGGTTGAAACCGCCACCGGCCAGATAAACAAATTCAAAAAACTGATGGGGACGCTCTCGCTTGTGGTTTACGGCATAGCCGCCATTTCGCTTCTGGTGGGCGGGATAGGCATTATGAACATCATGCTGGTCAGCGTAACCGAGCGCACGCGCGAAATCGGGCTCAGAAAAGCGCTCGGCGCAAGAAATTCCGATATATTAAGCCAGTTCCTGATAGAAGCGGTGGTTTTGTGCATGGGAGGAGGCGTTATCGGTGTGGCGTTCGGGCTTTCGCTGTCGTGGCTGGCGTTTTTCCTGATAAAAGTAACACCGGCGTTAAGCATGGGCGCGATAGCGTTCGCTTTCTGCTCTTCCTGCACCATAGGCATAACATTCGGGTTCTGGCCCGCTTTGCAGGCCGCGCGGTTAAACCCGATAGAAGCCCTGCGCGCGGAGTAACCAACCCGGAAATTGAAACCGGACAGCGGAATTCGGCGGCAACTGCGGAAACAGTCCGCCGTCCCGGTTTTCGCTGCCGGCTGCGCTTGCCGTGTAAAAACAAATCGTCCCGCTTTCAGGGCGGGACGATTTGTTTTGAACGGATGACGCTATTTCGTTACCGTCGCTGCGGGGGCGGTTTCGGCCTTTTTCTCGGCTTTTTTCGCCGCTTTCTTGGCTTTCTTGGCGGCCTTTTTGGCGGCTTTCTTCTCGGCCTTCGCCGGCGCGGCTGCGGGGGCTGCGGGGGCGGCAACTGCGGGGGCTGCCGCAGGGGCTGCCGCGGGGGCGGCTGCGGGGGCGTTCTGGGCCATTGCGGCGGCGCAGAAGCCGCAGACTACGAGCATCGTAACCACTGTTTTCATTGCTTTGAGTCTCCTTTAACTATGTTTTGTCGCATTCCGAACCGGAGGACTGCGGGGCGTCTTCATCGCCGCCTTCGCCGTCCGGCCGGGAATAGCCATCCTCAAGCGGGGTGGGCCGCGCCGGAACTTCGCGCAGCCAGGGATAGCTGTTCTCGGCCTGCTCGGTCATGCTTTTGAAACGGGTTTTCTGCTGCTCGTCCAGGACCGCGCCGATTTCCTGCTTCATCGTCTCGCGCAGGGTCGCGTATTTCGGCCTGAACTCGGATTTAAGCTCCTGTATATCGCGCTGGCGGTTGTCCACTATTTTGGCGATTTCAACCCGCTGTTTCGGCGACAAATTGAGTTTTTTGCCCAGCTTGCGCACGCTTGCCGAGGAGTCCGCCGTTTTTTTGGCCGAGGCCTCAAGCCTGCCTTTTGCCGCGCGCTGTATGCCGTTGACCGAGAACCCGAACACGGCGCCCATGGCGAAAGCCAGCGCGACGATTATCGCCCGCCGCCTCATACCGCCTCCTCCCCGTCTATATTAAGAAAAGCCAGCGGCTCGCTGCTCTCGCCCGCGATGGCGGCGGCGGTGATGCCGTCGCCTTTGGGCAGAACAAGCTCCTCCACCGGGCCGGCTTTGGGCTGCGCCGCGGATGAAATCCACAGCCATGCCCCGAATGCCGCCGCGGCGGCGGCGCTGGCTGGCACAAGCATCCGCAGCCAGCCGCTCCACGCGGGA
It encodes the following:
- a CDS encoding PPC domain-containing DNA-binding protein — translated: MGAALKARRIPAVPERPYLTGRTYIFRLEKGDDLLASLQDFCHDNQIKCGIISGFGAVDCATFSYYDQKKRRYNKFTLNQEMEILNLTGNISLMEEKPMVHAHIALADGDGKACGGHLMAGTRVFACEVFVQELVGSPKMRKADKDTGLPIWTNVRE
- the era gene encoding GTPase Era — protein: MNGFRSGFAVIAGAPNAGKSTLLNRLAGGDLSIISPKPQTTRENIAAVRNGKNYQLVLVDTPGFLRPAYKLQDTMLHGIKRALREDADIVCFMAEPRPPGPKEKELAALVKTLAVPVFLAVNKTDTVSPAQAKTAAAEYEKLLSPAATHLISARRGDGVSALEAALAAALPEGEPYFPPGQWTDRWERFFAAEFAREQIFRLYGEEIPYACAAVTESFAENAKPPDVARIAVYVEKESQKPIIIGKGGAMIKRLREGAQKRLENFLGRPVRVEITVKVAKNWRADPVKIKQFYGER
- a CDS encoding TolC family protein — encoded protein: MNKITAFFIIYAAAGPVFAQTAPEIPVSSAPVLSWNEAVELFRANSHQLKSSYSDVVSALAAYNGSYSAFLPNLSASGGYNRYNSTVSSLLNAYNSFDYQLTAAVPLFAGGSNVAGMRKARAQFGQAQARNRQAQADAFRELGSAYAQLLYAQNGIELADEIIARREENLKLIRLRYAAGRESSVSVLESEALLSGLRWERESAVYQWRLAQRALNAATGRRLSEEVRAGALPDIPAPPENIDGLAAELDSHPALESQSRAVKALEENLVQAKSSLYPSGNLSGSFARSDTIFPPLDNTWSLGINFNWDIYSGGKTREGMRSAQAQIDGAKESYLKLKDDVFVAVENAWFNWRESLAHIAALDDNFKAVRARLWLLRKQYAAGTASFFELRDAEERLTSAQKQQLAAARDLFIAYAGFEKAMGRPQ
- a CDS encoding HlyD family efflux transporter periplasmic adaptor subunit — its product is MKGNVFRMKRAWFALTALFILACWGGARLLKARNELAKIRSLLPVAVLKGDFTMKVQATGAVDPENRVPLAPSVGGRLEEIFVKEGDPVKKGQLIAKISSSERVALLDSVALDSSKSEEMAIVRDAYTLMPLVSPIDGEIIKRAAEPGQTVSPGKEIVVISDRLIIKTAVDETDIGGVREGQKAEFYLDAFQKQRHEGAVVAVSRDSTKKEGVNVYEVKVLPSKPIAALRSGMTADVYILTGVKKNTLYLPKRAIVYKDGESFVTVKAPDGKKSKEQKVQTGKANEKSIEILSGISAGETVLYSSDTIKPESMAIDFN
- a CDS encoding ABC transporter permease, whose product is MSLIALQNISKTYASGASRVQAVKNVSLNIEAGEFVAIVGSSGSGKSTLLHIMGFFDRADGGEYFFSGHPTAKFGESQLAAVRNRMIGFVFQSFHLLSRTTASDNVSLPMVYGGEGSRAEKAARCLDLVGLSDRAKHKPNELSGGQCQRVAIARALVNDPLIILADEPTGNLDSLSRAGVMDLFRELNGKGLTIVIVTHDSEVAAQTNRVIHMKDGEIISDETRVQANAAAVKTKLPQARFGFSLAELGEQLAVAFKSIWRHKMRSALTVMGMLIGVGAIIALMAISEGFVKDIISGADKDEASSLWVYVPWRQAARAQLTVDDAALIRDSCPAVDKVTPGISGSEIISYENKKITARIDTDDGGMAARTRNNIYSGRKVTGRVISPEDNGSRARVALLNETAAKKLFEKGNAAGGEIRIKGVTFAVIGVMEDRKSAQIFGQGNAGVTIPVSTAMKRLFGRDSINYIEARAASPETAQEARRQIITALRKAHGWREGQDENYEVETATGQINKFKKLMGTLSLVVYGIAAISLLVGGIGIMNIMLVSVTERTREIGLRKALGARNSDILSQFLIEAVVLCMGGGVIGVAFGLSLSWLAFFLIKVTPALSMGAIAFAFCSSCTIGITFGFWPALQAARLNPIEALRAE